One segment of Mycolicibacterium baixiangningiae DNA contains the following:
- a CDS encoding M15 family metallopeptidase — MRGMRMFAKLAAAALLAAAAVGTPVASAQPGLVAPPDFVSLSDVDPSIVLDIRYITPHNFTGDPVDGYQAPLCLLARPAAEALRRAQQEFTAQGYSLKVYDCYRPQRAVNDFAAWANNLPDQRMKAEFYPRVDKTQLVADGYIAEKSGHSRGSTVDLTLVALPLPARPEPVYMPGFPLVDCTAPNSERFVDYSIDMGTGYDCFDTLSHTLDPRIQGEQLKNRLLLKEGLEKQGLESYESEWWHFTYKPEMYPDTYFDFPVAPVAAQ, encoded by the coding sequence ATGAGGGGCATGCGCATGTTCGCGAAGCTCGCCGCCGCCGCACTCCTGGCCGCCGCCGCTGTCGGGACACCTGTCGCCTCGGCCCAACCCGGACTGGTCGCACCGCCGGACTTCGTCTCGCTCAGCGACGTCGACCCGTCGATCGTGCTGGACATCCGGTACATCACCCCGCACAACTTCACCGGCGACCCGGTCGACGGCTACCAGGCTCCGCTCTGCCTCCTCGCCCGTCCGGCGGCCGAGGCGCTGCGACGCGCACAGCAGGAGTTCACCGCCCAGGGTTACTCGTTGAAGGTCTACGACTGCTACCGGCCGCAGCGCGCCGTCAACGACTTCGCCGCGTGGGCGAACAACCTGCCCGACCAACGGATGAAGGCCGAGTTCTATCCGCGCGTGGACAAGACGCAACTGGTTGCCGACGGATACATCGCCGAGAAGTCGGGCCACAGCCGCGGCAGCACAGTCGATCTCACCCTTGTCGCACTACCGCTGCCGGCCAGGCCGGAACCCGTGTACATGCCCGGGTTCCCGTTGGTGGACTGCACCGCCCCGAACAGCGAACGCTTCGTGGACTACTCGATCGACATGGGCACCGGCTACGACTGCTTCGACACGCTGTCGCACACCCTTGACCCGCGAATCCAGGGTGAGCAGCTGAAGAACCGGCTGCTGCTGAAGGAGGGGCTCGAGAAGCAGGGGCTGGAGAGCTACGAGAGCGAATGGTGGCACTTCACGTACAAGCCCGAGATGTACCCGGACACCTACTTCGACTTCCCGGTCGCACCTGTTGCGGCCCAGTGA
- a CDS encoding helix-turn-helix domain-containing protein, with translation MLPSQTSLSLRDILDDPAMAAARPQVLAGWGRLDTEIRWVHTSEVLDIAELLSGGELLLVAGVILSDSGPEQLRAYIDSLADAGAAGLAVERPRTGTFPAALTAQAAVRDFPLIELTEVVRFVEVTRAINSRLVNESVRALHFNDEVTHMLAGVLAAQGDLDDMVSGLSALSGCSIAVRSVSGAVLAATDVEGARPRSYGHVAAIESAGVTIATLEVLPRPGVDLQMVTAVCRRAPESLALALLRWRPLTRSDQHLREVFRLLALAEDTTRPAVLRADTESALRRAARDLGFAPGGWYVGVVAISVDEPIQVAELSAVLRRDDRPVLSEIRDGRHRSIVRFDGRQDADTVIDTLVSQLYSSPLPRALRIGVGEPRRDLPELAEAMSTAATAALLSSETEFVGLARDVAIDHFLSEVDSAAVDRFLHSVLGPLLTAERSTELIATLAALFRTGSRVAAAKALNIHRQTMYQRISRIETIMGRPLGDGSGSTGALLVAVELAAVRDRLGRRR, from the coding sequence ATGCTGCCGTCCCAGACCTCACTGAGCCTGCGGGACATCCTCGATGACCCGGCGATGGCGGCCGCGCGACCGCAGGTGCTGGCCGGCTGGGGGCGGCTCGACACCGAGATCCGCTGGGTGCACACCAGCGAGGTTCTCGACATCGCGGAACTGCTCAGCGGCGGCGAACTGCTTCTCGTGGCGGGTGTGATCCTCAGCGATTCCGGCCCCGAGCAGCTCCGCGCCTACATCGACTCGCTCGCCGACGCCGGGGCCGCGGGTCTGGCCGTCGAGCGGCCCCGGACCGGAACGTTCCCCGCCGCGCTGACCGCCCAGGCAGCCGTCCGCGACTTCCCGCTGATCGAGCTGACCGAGGTGGTCCGCTTCGTCGAGGTAACCCGCGCCATCAACAGCCGGCTGGTCAACGAGTCGGTGCGCGCGCTGCACTTCAACGACGAGGTCACCCACATGCTCGCCGGGGTGCTGGCGGCCCAGGGCGACCTGGACGACATGGTGTCGGGACTGAGTGCGCTCAGCGGCTGCTCGATCGCGGTGCGCTCGGTGTCGGGGGCGGTGCTGGCCGCCACGGATGTCGAGGGCGCCCGCCCCCGCAGCTACGGCCACGTCGCGGCGATCGAGTCCGCCGGTGTCACGATCGCGACGCTCGAGGTGCTGCCCCGGCCGGGCGTGGACCTCCAGATGGTCACCGCGGTGTGCCGGCGCGCACCCGAATCGTTGGCGCTGGCACTGCTGCGCTGGCGGCCGCTGACCCGGTCCGATCAGCATCTGCGGGAGGTGTTCCGGTTGCTGGCGCTGGCCGAGGACACCACCAGGCCGGCGGTTCTGCGCGCCGACACCGAGTCGGCGCTGCGCAGAGCCGCCCGCGATCTGGGCTTCGCGCCCGGCGGCTGGTATGTCGGCGTGGTCGCGATCAGCGTCGACGAACCGATTCAGGTGGCCGAGCTCTCGGCGGTGCTGCGTCGTGACGACCGGCCGGTGCTCTCGGAGATCCGCGACGGGCGCCATCGGTCGATCGTCCGGTTCGACGGCCGCCAGGACGCCGATACGGTGATCGACACCCTTGTCTCCCAACTCTATTCGTCACCGTTGCCGCGGGCCCTGCGGATCGGTGTCGGCGAACCGCGGCGTGACCTCCCGGAACTCGCCGAGGCGATGTCGACCGCGGCGACGGCCGCCCTGTTGTCCTCGGAGACGGAGTTCGTCGGGCTGGCCCGTGATGTCGCGATCGATCACTTCCTGTCCGAGGTGGATTCGGCGGCCGTGGACCGCTTTCTGCACTCGGTTCTTGGTCCCCTGCTCACCGCCGAGCGGTCGACCGAACTCATCGCCACGTTGGCGGCACTGTTCCGCACCGGATCGCGGGTGGCGGCGGCCAAGGCACTCAACATCCACCGGCAGACGATGTACCAGCGCATCAGCCGGATCGAGACGATCATGGGTCGGCCGCTCGGCGACGGCAGCGGATCGACGGGCGCACTGTTGGTGGCGGTGGAGTTGGCGGCGGTGCGGGACCGGCTGGGACGACGGCGCTGA
- a CDS encoding cytosine permease, with the protein MSAVTTGEPVPDATEQAESELTVIPESARTTDVRGQFWIWAGANIAPINWVLGALGVTMGLGLFETIAVLAVGNLIGMALFGIFVVIGQRTGVTGMVLARAVFGRRGAYVPAAVQALLCMGWCAVNTWIVLDLVIALLGRIGLVDPDSAAHGPRIAVAAIIMVIQVVIAWFGYRVIATFERWTVPPTVAVLVAMTAVAWFGLDVEWGYTGDPTLTTGQHIAALSAVMTAIGIGWGITWFGYAGDYSRFVSTTVPARKLFLASALGQFIPVVWLGALGATLATLSSSSDPGEIIVDAYGVLAIPVLLLVVHGPLATNILNIYTCTVSTQALDIRIDRRILNVVIGVVAMAVVVVFVLNGDFASTIDAWLIGIVGWLSPWAGVMLTHWFVIARKQIDAEALVAPPEAGLLPAVRPTALVALGVGIVFTWMFMYGMTPLLQGPISNAMGGIDLSWLAGGLVSATTYLALEKVGQLRK; encoded by the coding sequence ATGTCCGCTGTCACCACCGGCGAACCAGTCCCCGACGCCACCGAGCAGGCTGAATCCGAACTCACCGTGATCCCGGAATCCGCGCGGACGACCGACGTCCGCGGCCAGTTCTGGATCTGGGCCGGTGCCAACATCGCCCCCATCAACTGGGTGCTCGGCGCACTGGGCGTCACGATGGGCCTCGGCCTGTTCGAGACCATTGCTGTGCTGGCGGTCGGCAACCTGATCGGGATGGCGCTGTTCGGCATCTTCGTGGTCATCGGTCAGCGCACCGGCGTGACCGGAATGGTGTTGGCGCGCGCGGTCTTCGGCCGCCGTGGCGCCTATGTGCCCGCCGCGGTGCAGGCGCTGCTGTGCATGGGCTGGTGCGCGGTGAACACGTGGATCGTGCTCGATCTGGTGATCGCCCTGCTCGGCCGCATCGGGCTCGTCGACCCCGACAGCGCCGCACACGGCCCCCGAATCGCGGTGGCCGCCATCATCATGGTCATCCAGGTGGTGATCGCGTGGTTCGGCTACCGCGTGATCGCGACGTTCGAACGCTGGACGGTGCCGCCGACCGTGGCGGTCCTGGTCGCGATGACCGCGGTGGCCTGGTTCGGCCTCGACGTCGAATGGGGTTACACCGGCGATCCGACGCTGACCACCGGACAGCACATCGCAGCCCTGTCCGCGGTGATGACCGCCATCGGAATCGGCTGGGGGATCACCTGGTTCGGGTACGCAGGCGACTACTCGCGGTTCGTGTCCACCACGGTGCCCGCGCGCAAACTGTTCCTCGCCAGCGCTCTGGGCCAGTTCATCCCGGTGGTCTGGCTCGGCGCACTCGGCGCGACGCTCGCGACGCTCAGCTCGTCGTCGGATCCGGGTGAGATCATCGTCGACGCCTACGGCGTGCTCGCCATCCCCGTCCTGCTGCTCGTCGTACACGGACCGCTGGCCACCAACATCCTCAACATCTACACCTGCACGGTGTCCACCCAGGCGCTCGACATCCGCATCGACCGCCGGATCCTCAACGTCGTCATCGGCGTGGTCGCCATGGCGGTGGTCGTGGTCTTCGTACTCAACGGTGACTTCGCCTCGACCATCGACGCCTGGCTCATCGGCATCGTCGGCTGGCTTTCCCCGTGGGCCGGGGTGATGCTGACGCACTGGTTCGTCATCGCACGCAAGCAGATCGACGCCGAGGCGCTCGTGGCCCCGCCCGAAGCGGGCCTGCTGCCGGCGGTACGGCCGACCGCGCTGGTGGCGCTCGGTGTCGGCATCGTCTTCACCTGGATGTTCATGTACGGCATGACGCCGCTGCTGCAGGGTCCGATCTCGAACGCCATGGGTGGCATCGACCTGTCGTGGCTCGCCGGTGGCCTCGTCTCGGCCACCACCTACCTCGCGCTGGAGAAGGTCGGGCAGCTCCGAAAATGA
- a CDS encoding amidohydrolase family protein, with amino-acid sequence MSETYLIEKATVLTMDGATGATPVERSIRVRDGEIVAVAATLDPEPGDVVLSGRDRLVVPGYVNAHTHSWEGLFRARLDNLPLEHWMLLSYPVLGLAPLSPDLIRLRSQLVAIESLRNGVTTLVDDVLEVPGQTEDQLAAVFEAYRDIGIRANISGHVMDRPFAAHFPFLADALDPDLRRELDALTVLRGDEYLSYASESAQRYADYAGGRLRFMLGPSAPQRCTPELLVGIDDIAATYDLEFHIHVLETRTQAVTGAEFYGKTMVEYLDALGVLGERVTMAHGIWMTDSDVAVLADRRASVSHNPISNLKLGSGIAPWRKYLDAGVNLGIGTDGMSSSDTARMSEAVKAAALLHKVTGPDYRQWPTAQEVLTAGTLGGARSARLGGTVGSIEVGKRADLVFYDMNSLAFTPRNKPELHLVYSENGSSIDTVMVDGRIVLQEGLLTSIDERAVLDELQARGPELRAWQDHLETLNRALLPAFDQQYAAVMDRPVSVDRFSGRGECWLN; translated from the coding sequence ATGAGTGAGACGTACCTGATCGAGAAGGCCACCGTCCTGACCATGGACGGAGCGACCGGGGCCACCCCCGTCGAACGGTCCATCCGGGTACGCGACGGTGAGATCGTCGCGGTTGCAGCGACTCTCGACCCGGAGCCCGGCGATGTGGTGCTGAGCGGCCGGGACCGCCTGGTGGTACCCGGCTATGTCAACGCGCACACCCATTCGTGGGAGGGGCTGTTCCGGGCGCGGCTGGACAACCTGCCGCTCGAGCACTGGATGCTGCTGTCGTATCCGGTGCTTGGCCTGGCGCCGCTGTCACCCGACCTCATCCGGTTGCGGTCGCAGCTCGTCGCCATCGAATCGCTGCGCAACGGCGTCACCACGCTCGTCGACGACGTGCTCGAGGTCCCGGGGCAGACCGAGGATCAACTCGCCGCGGTGTTCGAGGCGTACCGCGACATCGGGATTCGCGCCAACATCTCCGGGCACGTGATGGACCGGCCGTTCGCCGCGCACTTCCCGTTCCTGGCTGACGCGCTCGACCCCGACCTGCGCCGGGAACTCGACGCGCTGACCGTCCTGCGGGGCGACGAGTACCTCTCGTACGCAAGCGAATCCGCGCAGCGGTACGCGGACTACGCCGGCGGCCGGTTGCGCTTCATGCTGGGCCCGTCGGCGCCGCAGCGGTGCACCCCGGAACTGCTGGTCGGCATCGATGACATCGCCGCGACCTACGACCTCGAGTTCCACATCCACGTGCTCGAGACACGCACCCAGGCGGTGACGGGCGCGGAGTTCTACGGCAAGACCATGGTCGAGTACCTCGACGCGCTGGGCGTGCTGGGCGAACGCGTGACGATGGCGCACGGTATCTGGATGACCGACTCCGACGTGGCGGTGCTCGCCGACAGGCGGGCGTCGGTGTCGCACAACCCGATCTCGAACCTCAAGCTCGGCTCCGGTATCGCCCCCTGGCGCAAGTACCTCGACGCGGGGGTGAACCTCGGTATCGGAACCGACGGGATGTCGAGCAGTGACACCGCGCGGATGTCCGAAGCGGTCAAGGCGGCCGCCCTGTTGCACAAGGTCACCGGTCCCGACTACCGGCAGTGGCCGACGGCGCAGGAGGTGCTCACCGCGGGCACGCTCGGCGGCGCGCGCTCGGCGCGGCTGGGCGGCACCGTCGGCAGCATCGAAGTGGGCAAGCGCGCGGATCTGGTGTTCTACGACATGAATTCGCTGGCGTTCACGCCGCGCAACAAGCCGGAGTTGCATCTGGTGTACTCGGAGAACGGTTCATCGATCGACACCGTGATGGTCGACGGACGAATTGTGTTGCAGGAGGGGCTCCTGACGTCCATCGACGAGCGTGCCGTGCTCGACGAGCTGCAGGCCCGCGGACCCGAACTGCGGGCGTGGCAGGACCATCTGGAGACCCTCAACCGCGCGCTGCTGCCGGCCTTCGATCAGCAGTACGCCGCCGTCATGGACCGGCCGGTGTCCGTCGACCGCTTCAGCGGCCGGGGGGAGTGCTGGCTCAACTGA
- a CDS encoding esterase family protein: protein MAQQFSGWRWTRTVGAVVLAVLMAASLRVAPSATGYSRDGLPIESLDVPSPSMGRNIRVQFQGGGPHSVYLLDGLRAQEDANGWDINTAAFEWFHESGVSVVMPVGGQSSFYADWYQPAAGSAGTVTYKWETFLTQELPAWLAANRGQDPRGNAVVGLSMSGGAALNLATWYPTQFIFAGSLSGYLNPSAGLWPTLIGFAMKDAGGFNPQNMWGPTSDVAWRRNDPMVNVGRLAANGTALWVYCGGGVASDLDTGTDFGGNFSAGYLENITLSTNKEFQQKYLAAGGHNAIFNFPPKGTHSWGYWGSQLQAMKPDLLRVLGVGVAPPPPPAPPAVPVPAAPPPPALPGG from the coding sequence GTGGCGCAGCAATTCAGCGGGTGGAGATGGACACGGACCGTGGGCGCGGTGGTGCTCGCGGTATTGATGGCGGCGTCACTGAGGGTCGCGCCGAGCGCGACCGGGTACTCCCGCGACGGGCTGCCCATCGAGTCGCTCGATGTGCCCTCGCCGTCGATGGGGCGCAACATCCGCGTCCAATTCCAGGGCGGTGGACCGCATTCGGTGTACCTTCTCGACGGCCTGCGGGCCCAGGAGGACGCCAACGGGTGGGACATCAACACCGCGGCGTTCGAGTGGTTCCACGAGTCCGGAGTCTCGGTCGTGATGCCGGTCGGCGGGCAGTCGAGCTTCTACGCCGACTGGTATCAGCCGGCCGCCGGCAGCGCGGGCACGGTGACCTACAAGTGGGAGACGTTCCTGACCCAGGAGCTGCCGGCCTGGCTGGCGGCCAACCGTGGACAGGATCCGCGGGGCAATGCCGTTGTGGGACTGTCGATGTCGGGTGGAGCGGCGCTGAACCTGGCGACCTGGTACCCCACGCAGTTCATCTTCGCGGGGTCGCTGTCCGGTTACCTCAACCCGTCCGCAGGCCTGTGGCCCACGCTGATCGGCTTCGCGATGAAGGATGCGGGCGGCTTCAACCCGCAGAACATGTGGGGGCCCACCAGCGACGTCGCCTGGCGCCGAAACGATCCGATGGTCAACGTCGGCCGGCTGGCCGCCAACGGCACCGCGCTGTGGGTCTACTGCGGCGGCGGGGTGGCATCCGATCTCGACACCGGCACCGACTTCGGTGGCAACTTCAGCGCCGGATACCTGGAGAACATCACGCTGTCCACCAACAAGGAGTTCCAGCAGAAGTACCTGGCTGCCGGTGGACACAACGCGATCTTCAACTTCCCGCCGAAAGGCACCCACAGTTGGGGATACTGGGGCTCACAGCTGCAGGCGATGAAGCCGGATCTGCTGCGTGTGCTCGGGGTGGGCGTCGCGCCGCCGCCGCCGCCCGCGCCTCCCGCGGTTCCGGTGCCTGCCGCGCCGCCGCCACCCGCACTGCCGGGCGGCTGA
- a CDS encoding cupin domain-containing protein, translating into MKVRRTGVAVSVALIGVGVLPASAVATPPEGDVVRTDLAKGTTNSAVSITTPAGQQTTLLVQQLQMRPGASSGWHTHPGPEYSVITDGAVELQTAADCAVVPYGAGQSVFIPAGLAHRVANGAPHDAGVVATYTVPAGAPVRGDSPDVCGK; encoded by the coding sequence ATGAAGGTCCGTCGAACAGGGGTGGCCGTTTCGGTCGCGCTGATCGGTGTGGGTGTGCTGCCCGCCTCCGCGGTGGCGACACCGCCCGAAGGCGACGTGGTGCGCACCGATCTGGCGAAGGGGACCACGAATTCGGCGGTGTCCATCACCACGCCGGCCGGCCAGCAGACCACGCTGCTCGTCCAGCAGCTGCAGATGCGCCCGGGCGCGAGCAGTGGTTGGCACACTCATCCCGGTCCGGAGTATTCGGTGATCACCGACGGGGCGGTCGAGTTGCAGACGGCCGCGGACTGCGCCGTCGTGCCGTACGGGGCGGGGCAGTCGGTGTTCATTCCCGCCGGGCTCGCCCATCGGGTCGCCAACGGAGCTCCCCACGACGCCGGTGTCGTCGCCACCTACACGGTGCCCGCCGGGGCACCGGTACGCGGCGATTCACCCGACGTGTGCGGCAAGTAA
- a CDS encoding peptidoglycan recognition protein family protein has protein sequence MRQVTPWTGDPIWLADVLRADGLAVVEHPGWSRRGHGDLRDIRGVMVHHTGSDHATAASIAEGRPDLAGPLSQLHIARDGTVTTVAVGVAWHAGPGRTSWLPADTGNWHTIGIECANSGTGPTAAHRTNWPDAQYSALVRSCAAITRRLGVSAARTIGHKEYAGRAQGKWDPGAIDMNVLRRDIQVAALQRRLKHAYRGYAGHLAIDGVYGPRTEEAVREFQRRTPGLRVDGVVGPATAEALRLVAV, from the coding sequence GTGCGGCAAGTAACCCCCTGGACCGGCGATCCGATCTGGCTCGCCGACGTCCTACGCGCCGACGGCCTCGCGGTGGTCGAGCACCCGGGCTGGTCACGGCGGGGGCACGGCGATCTCCGCGACATCCGCGGGGTGATGGTCCACCACACCGGCTCGGATCACGCCACCGCGGCCTCCATCGCCGAGGGCCGTCCCGATCTGGCCGGGCCGCTGTCACAGCTGCACATCGCGCGCGACGGCACGGTGACGACAGTCGCGGTCGGGGTGGCCTGGCATGCGGGCCCGGGGAGAACCTCGTGGCTGCCGGCCGATACGGGGAACTGGCACACAATCGGCATCGAATGCGCCAACAGCGGTACCGGCCCCACCGCCGCCCACCGCACGAACTGGCCCGATGCCCAGTACTCCGCACTGGTGCGCTCGTGCGCGGCCATCACTCGCCGACTCGGTGTCAGCGCCGCCCGCACGATCGGCCACAAGGAGTACGCGGGACGGGCGCAGGGCAAATGGGATCCCGGAGCGATCGACATGAACGTTCTCCGCCGCGACATCCAGGTCGCTGCGTTGCAGCGACGGCTGAAGCACGCCTACCGCGGCTACGCCGGCCACCTTGCCATCGACGGCGTTTACGGCCCGCGGACCGAGGAGGCCGTCCGGGAATTCCAGCGCCGAACACCGGGTCTGCGGGTCGACGGCGTCGTCGGGCCCGCGACTGCAGAGGCGCTGCGGCTGGTGGCCGTATAA
- a CDS encoding YncE family protein: MANIFTRKKSPVAAPKAVGMTARDPEVAVLDVTALPRGPVGDIAIDGAAGVVVATNPGDRSISVLDADLGSAKVVAVGGEPTLVAVAEDRAYVATASLDHEAVTVVDTHAGTVIARYPLAFSATAMTISPDGKRLYVGRTGDEDVDVAVIDITAERIGTIGIGYRPGASVDAVRLDDSGRRLYVATTSLAGSALLTVDTDTVRVVRRLRLASPIRDLALGRDGLAYVLRSDRRDGGSIDVVDLAANTVTKSVAIGGAPTQLVVNSEGTRAYVVDYDRVAVFNTLTGEIVDELTGDGSPACVAVRADGRRLYVADFAGVVTSLAVPPSPMPLTYSQFVATDRIIRPDVRELTPAV, encoded by the coding sequence ATGGCAAATATCTTCACGCGCAAGAAATCACCCGTGGCCGCCCCGAAGGCGGTGGGCATGACCGCCCGCGACCCCGAAGTCGCCGTGCTCGACGTCACCGCGCTCCCGCGCGGACCGGTCGGCGACATCGCCATCGACGGCGCCGCGGGCGTCGTGGTGGCCACCAATCCGGGCGACCGCTCGATCTCCGTCCTCGATGCCGACCTCGGCTCTGCCAAGGTGGTGGCCGTGGGCGGTGAGCCGACGCTGGTCGCGGTGGCCGAGGACCGCGCCTACGTCGCCACGGCGTCGCTGGACCACGAGGCCGTGACGGTCGTCGACACTCATGCCGGCACCGTGATCGCGCGCTACCCGCTGGCCTTCAGCGCCACGGCGATGACCATCAGCCCCGACGGGAAGCGGCTCTACGTCGGCCGCACCGGCGACGAAGACGTCGACGTCGCGGTGATCGACATCACCGCGGAACGCATCGGCACCATCGGTATCGGCTACCGGCCGGGCGCGAGCGTGGACGCGGTGCGGTTGGACGACTCCGGGCGCCGCCTCTACGTCGCCACGACCAGTCTGGCGGGGAGCGCCCTGCTGACGGTCGACACGGACACCGTGCGGGTGGTGCGGCGGCTGCGGCTGGCGTCGCCGATCCGCGATCTCGCACTCGGGCGCGACGGTCTGGCGTACGTGCTGCGCTCCGACCGCCGCGACGGCGGCAGCATCGACGTCGTCGACCTGGCGGCCAACACCGTCACCAAGTCGGTGGCGATCGGCGGTGCGCCAACGCAATTGGTCGTGAACTCCGAGGGCACGCGGGCGTATGTCGTGGACTACGACCGGGTCGCGGTGTTCAACACGCTGACAGGCGAGATCGTCGACGAACTCACCGGTGACGGGAGCCCCGCGTGCGTGGCCGTGCGAGCCGACGGCCGCCGGCTCTACGTCGCCGACTTCGCCGGCGTCGTGACCTCGCTCGCGGTGCCGCCGTCGCCGATGCCTCTGACGTATTCGCAGTTCGTGGCGACCGATCGGATCATCCGCCCCGACGTCCGCGAACTGACGCCCGCCGTATAG
- a CDS encoding response regulator: MSAPPITVLIVEDDPLIAEAHHTYLSRLAGFSTTAVVHTARDAMRAASGAAADERPIDLVLLDLGLPDASGIALASSLSGLRPAPDIIAITSERDLEMVRAAVSHGALAYLLKPFTFAAFRDRLERYRRYREALPAGIDAASQAEVDRALSELRGSAERVAAPKGAAPATTDEIARAIRDSDDGLTADQVATQVGVSRVTAWRYLERLADDATVTRLPEYGRAGRPRTRYQWR; encoded by the coding sequence ATGAGCGCGCCGCCGATCACGGTGCTGATCGTCGAGGACGATCCCCTGATCGCCGAGGCTCATCACACCTATCTGTCCCGCCTCGCCGGGTTCTCCACGACCGCCGTCGTCCATACCGCACGCGACGCGATGCGCGCGGCGTCCGGGGCGGCCGCCGACGAGCGCCCGATCGATCTGGTGCTGCTCGACCTCGGCCTGCCCGATGCCAGCGGGATCGCGCTGGCGTCGAGTCTGTCGGGCCTGCGCCCGGCGCCCGACATCATCGCAATCACCTCAGAACGCGACCTGGAGATGGTGCGCGCGGCGGTCTCTCACGGCGCGCTGGCCTATCTGCTGAAACCGTTCACGTTCGCCGCGTTCCGGGATCGGCTCGAGCGCTACCGCCGCTACCGCGAGGCACTTCCGGCCGGTATCGACGCGGCCAGCCAGGCCGAAGTGGACCGGGCGCTGTCGGAACTGCGCGGTTCCGCCGAGCGCGTCGCGGCGCCCAAGGGCGCGGCCCCGGCCACCACCGACGAAATCGCCAGGGCCATCCGCGATTCCGACGACGGGCTGACCGCCGACCAGGTGGCCACCCAGGTGGGCGTGTCCCGCGTGACGGCGTGGCGTTATCTCGAACGTCTGGCCGACGACGCCACCGTCACTCGCCTCCCCGAGTACGGCAGGGCGGGCCGCCCGAGGACGCGCTACCAGTGGCGCTGA